The DNA window GAGGGCAGCTGTGAACTCTGCCAGGCAGCTCGCGTCACGGAGTGGTTCTACGAAGACGACATCTGCTGGATCGCGGACTGCGAGATCTGTTACGTACCGATGGTCGTCTGGCGCCGTCACGCGAGGACACCCCCTCCTGAGGTGCTGTCTCACATGCACGAGCGGCTCGCCCTAGTAGCAGCGGAGCAGCTGACCGTCGGGCACTACGTCGATGACAAAATGCGAAAGATCCCGGACCACTACCACGCCCACGCCCGTCCTGAGGGCGCCTTTTTTGGCCACGGATGGAGGCAGTAGGGCCCGGCGGGAGGGGGCGGCGAGAGGACCTATCATCTGACGGATGTCATTCGTACTGGCCGTTGCTAACCAGAAGGGCGGCGTCGGCAAGACGACGACCGTTCACTCGCTCGGGGCGGCGCTGGCTGAGCGTGGCCGTCAGGTGCTGCTCGTCGACCTCGACCCGCAGGCCTGCCTGACTTATTCGCTCGGCTTGCGCGCCGAGGACCTGCCGGGCTCACTTCACGGTGTCTTGGTAAATCGGCAGCCAGTAGAAGAGATCGTGACCAAGGTGGGTGACGTGTGCGTCCTGCCGTCGACGATCGACCTCGCGGGCGCCGAGATCTACCTGCTGTCAAAGACAGGACGCGAGTATGCGCTGGCACGAGCCCTGGAGCCGTTGAAGCGCAGCTACGACACCGTCCTTATCGACTGCCCGCCGTCGCTGGGGATCCTCACCATTGATGGGCTGACCGCCGCGGACCAGGTTCTCATCCCGCTCCAGTGCGAGACCCTGTCCCACAGGGGCGTCGGTCAGCTGCTGGAGACGGTCGACGACGTTCGATCGTTCACCAACCCCGGTCTCAAGGTTGCAGGGGTGGTCGCAACGATGTTCGACGGGAGGACTCGCTTGGCGAAGGAGACCCTGGCGTCGGTCATTGACGCTTACGGCCTTGAAGTGTTCGAGCCGCCGGTCCCCAAGTCTGTGCGTGTGGCGGAGGCCCCCGCCGGCGGTAGTTCCGTGCTCGACCATGCTCCCCACTCGCCGGCCGCGGGTGCCTACCGCGCCTTGGCTGGGGCAATCGAGGAGCGTTTACGGTGACGGACCGCCGGTCCGACCCGACCGGGAAGCGGGCGCTGTTCAGTGAGCCGGGTCCCCAAGATCGACTCGGTCCAGGTCCTCTCAACGAAGGCAGAGCAGCGTTGTTCTCGACATCGCCGCGTCGTCCTGGGACCGTGGTCCTCGAGTGCTCGGACTGCAAAGTCCGGTCGCGGGTCTCGCTGGCCGATCTGGCGACGCGTTTCGCTACAGGTTCTGCCTGGTGGCCGCTCGGGCGCTACCCCCACTGGGTGAGGTGCCCGGCCTGCCGGGGGCGGAAGTGGTGTCGCATCGGTTGGGGAGAGTAGCTCCACCCTTCAGCCGGCCGTTACCCCGTTGTCGATTGAAAGCACCGCCCCGTGGATCGAGCGCGCCTCGTCAGAAGCGACGAAGCTGAACAACGCGGCGACTTCCTCGGCGCGCGCTTGGTCCCGGAAGCCGGCGTAGGGAGCCATGAGCGAGAAGTCCGCGTCGGGAGGTATCTGAAAGTTGTGGACCAAGGGAGTGTCGACTCCTGCGGGGGCGATGGCGTTGACGCGGATATCGGTTTTGACGAACTCCATCGCGAGCGAGCGTGTCAACTGAACGACGCCCCCTTTGGTGATGCAGTAGACCGCGGTGTATGCCTGCCCCATCAAGCCTGCGTTCGAGGCGACGTTGACGATGTTTCCGCGCGTCGCCAGGAGATGGGGGATGGCGGCCTGGCTAAGAAAGAACGGGCCGTCGAGGTTCACGCCCATCATGTGGCGATACTGCGATTCGGTGACGTCGGTAAAGTGCTCGGCCCTGCTTATGCCGGCAATGTTTCCGAGCACGTCGAGGCGGCCCAGAGCTCGTACGCACTCGTCGACCGCTTCACGGCAAGCTATGCGTTCTGAAACGTCGGCCTGATGGGTGACTATCCCGGAGGACAACTGCTTGGCAGTCCCTTCCAACCCTGCGGGGTCGATGTCGACGGCGAACACCGAGGCACCTTCCGAAGCGAGCCGCAGAGTTACTGCGCGACCGATCCCGGACCCGGCGCCAGTGATCAATGCAACCTTGCCCTCGAAACGCGGCGAAGATCTTTCCGGTTCAGTCATCGCTCGTTCGGCGCGGGCTCGTCGCGAAGAACGCCACAGGGACGTCGGGAAGCCCAGGAACCGCTGGTGCTCCTCCTCATGCCGGAGGTTCACGCTGGGCGCTCTCGATCCGATGGTCCAGACAACGGCAACGACACTAGACGAGTCCGATCTGATACTCGCCGAAGAGAAGGCGAAGATCCGAGGCGATCCAATAGGGTCGGGTACCAATCGGCCCATCAGGAGGACCCCGATGACGAAGTTCACCACAGCCGACCTTCCCGACATGGCAGGTCGTACCGTGATCGTTACGGGCGCGAACAGCGGCATCGGACTTGCTGCCGCTCACGCTTTCTCTGGCGCTGGGGCTCGCGTCGTGCTGGCAGTACGCAACCCCGACAAGGGCCGGGTTGCAGCCGACACGATGACGGGCAACGTAGAGGTTCGGGTCCTCGATCTCGCCAGCCTCGCCTCCGTTCGCGAGTTCGCAGCAGCGTGGGACGGCGAAATCTCTGTGCTGGTGAACAACGCCGGCGTGATGGTGCCGCCCTTTTCGCGCACCCCCGAAGGCTTCGAAATGCAGTTTGGCACCAACCACCTTGGCCACTTCGCGCTAACCAACCTGCTTCTCGATCGCATCACCGGCCGGGTCGTGACCGTCTCCTCCTACGTACACAGGTTCGGCAGGATCGACCTCGAGGACCTCAACTGGGAACGCAAGCGCTACCGGCCATGGCGTGCCTATGGGCAATCCAAGCTCGCCAACCTGCTGTTCACAGCCGAGCTGCAGCGCCGCCTGGTCGAAGCCGGGTCAACGGTCCTGGCAACGGCTGCCCATCCGGGTTACGCGGCCACGAACCTTCAGTCTCACAGCGGGCAACGACTCACGGATCTGGGGATGGCGGTGTCCAACCGTTTGTTCGCGCAGAGCGCGACGAACGGCGCACTGCCGACTATCTATGCCGCGGTTGCGGACATCCCGGGCAACAGCTACGCAGGGCCTCGAGGTTTGATGGAGCAATTCGGTGCTCCGAAGCTGGTCGGACGTTCGTCCGCGGCGAAGGACATGGAGGTTGCCCGCCGG is part of the Acidimicrobiales bacterium genome and encodes:
- a CDS encoding ParA family protein, which encodes MSFVLAVANQKGGVGKTTTVHSLGAALAERGRQVLLVDLDPQACLTYSLGLRAEDLPGSLHGVLVNRQPVEEIVTKVGDVCVLPSTIDLAGAEIYLLSKTGREYALARALEPLKRSYDTVLIDCPPSLGILTIDGLTAADQVLIPLQCETLSHRGVGQLLETVDDVRSFTNPGLKVAGVVATMFDGRTRLAKETLASVIDAYGLEVFEPPVPKSVRVAEAPAGGSSVLDHAPHSPAAGAYRALAGAIEERLR
- a CDS encoding SDR family oxidoreductase — its product is MTEPERSSPRFEGKVALITGAGSGIGRAVTLRLASEGASVFAVDIDPAGLEGTAKQLSSGIVTHQADVSERIACREAVDECVRALGRLDVLGNIAGISRAEHFTDVTESQYRHMMGVNLDGPFFLSQAAIPHLLATRGNIVNVASNAGLMGQAYTAVYCITKGGVVQLTRSLAMEFVKTDIRVNAIAPAGVDTPLVHNFQIPPDADFSLMAPYAGFRDQARAEEVAALFSFVASDEARSIHGAVLSIDNGVTAG
- a CDS encoding oxidoreductase; protein product: MTKFTTADLPDMAGRTVIVTGANSGIGLAAAHAFSGAGARVVLAVRNPDKGRVAADTMTGNVEVRVLDLASLASVREFAAAWDGEISVLVNNAGVMVPPFSRTPEGFEMQFGTNHLGHFALTNLLLDRITGRVVTVSSYVHRFGRIDLEDLNWERKRYRPWRAYGQSKLANLLFTAELQRRLVEAGSTVLATAAHPGYAATNLQSHSGQRLTDLGMAVSNRLFAQSATNGALPTIYAAVADIPGNSYAGPRGLMEQFGAPKLVGRSSAAKDMEVARRLWDVSEELTGVRFPLTAGAS